The proteins below are encoded in one region of Metabacillus dongyingensis:
- a CDS encoding alpha-D-ribose 1-methylphosphonate 5-triphosphate diphosphatase, with product MKIYHAKIVTPENVIENGTIEILEGKIASITEGEPGAIGLEDIDAAGRWVLPGLVDSHSDAIELELEPRPSSTFPIEISFFELEKKLAGEGITTIYHSLSLMEENAKKWIRQNDTVLQVIDDIKRLSAGKQLIRHKTHLRYEITNTVAVEDVKRMMKDGKIDQLSFMDHTPGQGQFRDLEVHKRLLMEHRHFTEEEAKQVIEDSKLLPKLDGEILTKLSELAAEYDIPLASHDDDTLEKIELVKSWNAVISEFPIELDVAVKAKEEGLYVVMGAPNALLGKSHSNNVSALEAVQTGAVDILCSDYYPSSLLHAAFKLYKGGMPIYQAFNMVSLNPAKALGIDAEIGSIEEGKLADLIFISEEGVRPVLEMVMVNGQVVCQMNYHHHAAVPIPM from the coding sequence ATGAAAATCTATCATGCAAAAATCGTAACGCCCGAAAACGTCATCGAGAATGGGACGATTGAAATTCTTGAAGGAAAAATCGCTTCTATTACTGAAGGAGAACCGGGAGCGATTGGACTTGAGGATATTGATGCAGCAGGAAGATGGGTTCTCCCAGGTTTGGTTGATTCCCACAGCGATGCAATTGAATTAGAGCTGGAACCTCGTCCAAGCAGTACTTTTCCAATAGAAATCTCATTTTTTGAACTGGAAAAAAAGCTTGCAGGAGAAGGTATTACGACAATCTATCATTCTTTATCGCTTATGGAGGAAAATGCAAAAAAATGGATTCGTCAAAATGATACGGTGCTTCAGGTAATTGATGATATTAAACGGCTGTCTGCCGGAAAACAGCTGATCCGCCACAAAACACACTTAAGATATGAAATAACAAACACAGTCGCAGTTGAAGATGTGAAAAGAATGATGAAGGACGGGAAAATTGATCAGTTATCTTTTATGGATCACACGCCTGGACAAGGTCAATTTCGTGATTTAGAGGTTCATAAACGATTGTTAATGGAGCACCGTCATTTTACAGAGGAAGAAGCAAAGCAGGTCATTGAAGACAGCAAGCTGCTGCCGAAATTAGACGGTGAAATCTTAACGAAGCTGTCAGAGCTTGCAGCAGAATATGACATCCCCCTTGCTTCTCATGATGACGATACACTTGAGAAAATTGAATTGGTTAAATCATGGAACGCTGTCATCAGTGAGTTTCCGATTGAGCTTGATGTAGCTGTGAAGGCGAAGGAAGAAGGACTTTATGTTGTCATGGGTGCACCAAATGCCCTGCTTGGAAAATCACACAGCAATAATGTTTCTGCCCTGGAAGCTGTTCAGACTGGTGCGGTTGATATTCTATGCTCTGACTATTATCCATCCTCTTTATTGCATGCAGCTTTTAAATTGTATAAAGGAGGAATGCCAATCTATCAAGCTTTTAATATGGTGTCTTTAAATCCAGCGAAAGCGCTGGGTATTGATGCGGAAATAGGTTCAATTGAAGAAGGAAAGCTTGCCGATCTCATTTTTATCAGTGAAGAAGGTGTGCGTCCGGTTCTTGAAATGGTGATGGTAAATGGCCAGGTTGTCTGTCAAATGAATTATCACCACCATGCGGCAGTCCCAATTCCAATGTGA
- a CDS encoding DapH/DapD/GlmU-related protein, translated as MKLSEKPTIHEGAKVLDSTLGAWTEIGANSVIEESIIGDYTYTAGDAQITYSEVGKYCSIASHVRIHPVNHPMWRVTQHHMTYRRVLYDLGESDDTEFFEWRKDHKVTIGHDVWIGHGAIIMPGVSIGTGAVIGSGAVVTKDVPPYMIAAGVPAKPIKERFPKEIAEKLLEIAWWNWDRPTLEERFEELNDVERFIRKYGK; from the coding sequence ATGAAATTATCAGAAAAACCAACCATTCATGAGGGTGCAAAGGTTCTTGACAGTACACTTGGCGCCTGGACAGAAATAGGAGCAAACTCTGTTATAGAAGAATCTATCATTGGTGATTACACCTATACTGCCGGAGATGCTCAAATTACGTATTCAGAGGTCGGGAAGTATTGTTCAATTGCCTCCCATGTGAGAATTCATCCGGTTAATCACCCAATGTGGAGAGTCACACAGCATCACATGACCTACCGCAGAGTTTTATATGACTTAGGTGAATCTGACGACACGGAGTTTTTCGAATGGAGAAAAGACCATAAAGTAACGATTGGCCATGATGTATGGATCGGCCATGGTGCCATTATCATGCCGGGTGTATCAATTGGCACAGGTGCAGTCATCGGTTCTGGGGCTGTTGTGACCAAAGATGTCCCTCCTTATATGATTGCAGCTGGAGTGCCGGCGAAGCCTATTAAAGAACGCTTTCCAAAAGAAATCGCGGAAAAACTGCTGGAGATTGCATGGTGGAATTGGGATCGCCCTACATTGGAAGAACGCTTTGAAGAATTAAATGATGTCGAACGGTTTATCCGGAAATATGGCAAGTAA
- a CDS encoding ATP-binding cassette domain-containing protein: MIQPSGDTPLLKVRNLNKRFGKGCTHCHSPNDLKNNDNRCPKCGSVWACIDVNVDLYQGEILGIVGESGSGKSSLVKSLYFDDAVTSGEATISTYHDGKANIFSVSAQQKRYIRNYMMGMVYQNPWLGLKMSFSSGGNIAEKLIASGTYHVGNIRERASELLLHVEIPVGRMDELPKNFSGGMQQRVQISKAMANNPPILLLDEVTTGLDLSVQAKVLDLIRSIQREFGVSMIVVSHDLGVIRMLADRTLVMKSGRVVEQGLTDQILEDPEHPYTQLLVHSLL, encoded by the coding sequence ATGATCCAGCCATCGGGGGACACCCCTCTATTAAAAGTAAGAAACCTGAATAAACGATTTGGGAAAGGCTGCACTCATTGTCATTCACCGAATGATCTGAAAAACAATGACAACCGCTGTCCAAAATGCGGCAGTGTCTGGGCGTGCATAGATGTTAATGTGGATTTGTATCAAGGCGAAATTTTAGGGATCGTCGGCGAAAGCGGTTCAGGGAAGAGCTCCTTGGTTAAGAGCCTCTATTTTGATGATGCTGTCACTTCAGGAGAAGCAACAATCTCCACATACCATGACGGAAAAGCTAACATTTTTTCAGTCTCTGCCCAGCAGAAACGGTACATCCGCAATTACATGATGGGAATGGTTTATCAAAATCCATGGCTCGGTCTTAAAATGTCGTTTTCAAGCGGGGGAAACATTGCAGAAAAATTAATCGCATCAGGGACCTACCATGTCGGAAACATTCGTGAACGCGCATCAGAACTGCTTCTGCATGTTGAAATTCCGGTCGGCCGGATGGATGAGCTTCCGAAGAATTTCAGCGGCGGCATGCAGCAGCGCGTGCAGATTTCAAAAGCGATGGCGAATAATCCTCCCATTCTTTTGCTTGATGAAGTGACAACTGGCCTGGATTTATCGGTACAGGCAAAAGTTTTGGATCTTATCCGCAGCATTCAGCGTGAGTTTGGCGTATCAATGATTGTTGTATCCCATGATCTTGGCGTGATTCGCATGCTTGCTGACCGGACGCTTGTGATGAAAAGCGGAAGAGTTGTCGAACAGGGATTAACCGACCAAATCTTAGAAGATCCAGAGCACCCTTATACTCAATTGCTTGTGCATTCTCTTTTATAA
- a CDS encoding cell wall-binding repeat-containing protein, with protein sequence MKKELLLACGLFLALPVGQGFAEGKTALAEKWSALQQHQTHEMKLFGFNEDEGTYYEDEPNDTFAKATPVETGYFLSGSSHNQSVNNGKDIDLYKFTLKDEEDYSLVAYTQNQREQTLKIRVLSSDGEEVAKSTLFSEDGYDLQSIESVLTPGTYYLEVTNSYSTVLNENYAIFHDVYGYGQSFERLAGEDRYETSVKISQDGWLDGEAETAVLATGANFPDALSATPLAYRYGAPLLLTRQASLPAVVKNELVRLGVSKVFIVGGTSAVSADVEKQVMNMGIKVTRLSGTDRYSTSVKIADEIGAGAVVVATGGNFADALSIAPIAAQLEMPILLSRKDSVPGAVSTFINNWDVERSYVIGGVNAISDAAAKKLPGVKRISGADRYATNSKIIDTFIEDIDTFFTYFATGTNYPDALAGSALAAQYSSPVILTNPAKANIATKTTVEKYMDQMYVYYILGGETALPQSAIDQLFAE encoded by the coding sequence ATGAAAAAAGAATTATTGTTAGCCTGCGGACTCTTTCTTGCACTACCTGTGGGGCAGGGTTTTGCAGAGGGAAAAACAGCATTGGCAGAAAAATGGTCAGCTTTGCAGCAGCATCAGACACATGAAATGAAACTATTTGGATTTAATGAAGATGAAGGAACTTATTATGAAGATGAGCCAAACGATACTTTCGCAAAAGCCACTCCTGTAGAGACTGGGTATTTTTTGTCTGGAAGCAGTCACAACCAGTCTGTTAATAATGGAAAGGATATTGATCTTTATAAATTCACATTAAAAGATGAAGAAGATTATTCTCTCGTTGCATATACTCAGAATCAAAGAGAACAAACACTTAAAATACGTGTACTTTCATCAGATGGAGAAGAAGTAGCAAAGAGCACTTTGTTCAGTGAGGATGGATATGATCTGCAAAGCATTGAGAGCGTTCTTACACCTGGAACCTACTATTTGGAAGTCACGAATTCCTATTCAACTGTTCTTAATGAAAATTATGCAATCTTTCATGATGTTTACGGGTATGGACAATCATTTGAAAGACTCGCCGGCGAAGACCGCTATGAAACATCAGTCAAAATCTCACAGGACGGGTGGTTGGACGGAGAAGCTGAAACGGCTGTCTTAGCGACTGGAGCAAACTTTCCTGATGCCCTCAGTGCAACTCCGCTTGCATACCGCTACGGTGCACCATTGCTGCTGACAAGGCAAGCATCCCTGCCAGCAGTTGTTAAAAATGAGCTTGTTCGTTTAGGCGTATCCAAAGTATTCATCGTTGGAGGCACAAGTGCTGTTTCAGCAGATGTTGAAAAACAGGTTATGAATATGGGGATTAAAGTAACTAGACTAAGCGGTACTGACAGGTATTCGACTTCTGTGAAAATTGCAGATGAAATTGGAGCAGGTGCGGTTGTAGTTGCAACAGGAGGCAACTTCGCTGATGCTTTATCAATAGCTCCGATTGCTGCTCAATTGGAAATGCCAATTCTTCTTTCTAGGAAAGATTCAGTACCAGGCGCAGTTTCAACCTTTATTAATAATTGGGATGTAGAAAGAAGCTATGTTATCGGAGGAGTTAATGCTATTTCAGATGCGGCTGCGAAAAAACTGCCCGGAGTAAAACGAATCAGCGGTGCAGACCGTTACGCGACAAACAGTAAAATCATTGATACGTTTATTGAAGACATTGATACGTTTTTCACTTATTTCGCAACTGGCACTAATTATCCTGATGCATTAGCAGGATCTGCTCTTGCAGCTCAATATTCCAGTCCTGTCATTTTGACAAATCCGGCTAAAGCGAACATAGCTACCAAAACGACAGTAGAAAAATATATGGACCAAATGTACGTCTACTATATCCTTGGAGGAGAGACAGCTCTTCCACAAAGTGCAATCGATCAATTATTTGCAGAATAG
- a CDS encoding TetR/AcrR family transcriptional regulator, with the protein MSRLTPRKLKALQTKQRILETALELFSKKGFDHVTVDEIVSKSQTSKGAFYVHFNSKYEIFLEKFKEIDDFYASFIQSLPSGISSHEKLLLFTQSQMIYLRDSLGKDIMRTVYMSGLIPAQVNYFSNTDRNLYKIVFTLVKEGQEAGEIKTDLSPNEITMLITRCMRGTLYDWLLFEENYDLLDESQKFIRTILGGIQK; encoded by the coding sequence ATGTCACGGTTGACTCCGAGAAAACTGAAAGCACTGCAAACAAAACAAAGAATTTTAGAAACAGCACTGGAGCTTTTTAGTAAAAAGGGATTTGATCATGTAACTGTTGATGAAATAGTCAGTAAAAGCCAAACCTCTAAAGGCGCTTTTTATGTGCATTTTAATTCTAAATACGAAATCTTCCTTGAAAAATTCAAGGAAATCGATGACTTTTATGCGTCTTTTATTCAATCTCTTCCGAGCGGAATATCCTCTCATGAAAAATTACTTCTCTTTACACAATCCCAAATGATTTATCTAAGGGATTCTTTAGGTAAAGATATTATGAGAACAGTTTATATGAGCGGTTTAATTCCGGCACAAGTCAATTACTTCTCCAATACGGATAGAAATCTTTATAAGATTGTCTTTACTTTAGTGAAAGAAGGACAGGAAGCTGGTGAAATCAAAACAGATCTTTCACCAAATGAAATAACGATGTTAATAACGCGGTGCATGCGAGGAACACTATACGATTGGCTATTGTTTGAAGAGAATTACGATCTATTAGATGAAAGCCAAAAATTCATAAGAACGATTTTAGGCGGAATTCAAAAGTGA
- a CDS encoding PHP domain-containing protein: MIDLHCHTKISDCSFTTEEVISMAEQKGVTHLAITNHDTTSGLSEAAEIGMALGVSIIPGIEISAFDFTRGNRAHILGLYVTPGHEAISELCQPLIEQRNKASQMMVRILIEAGYDLSWDEVEELAAGGTGVYKQHIMHALLKKGYTNSIYGTLYKKLFSKGRNEKERGMAYIPIEYVSAEDAIKAIRRAGGIPVLAHPGQFHNFDAVEEWVQLGLEGIEVNHPLHNQTDRIKAGHLAERFNLIQTGGSDFHGFYSDTQSEIGAFAADQVEFDKLIARRESMLKL; the protein is encoded by the coding sequence ATGATCGATTTGCATTGTCATACAAAGATATCGGACTGTTCATTTACAACAGAAGAAGTGATTTCAATGGCTGAACAAAAAGGTGTTACGCATTTGGCTATCACAAATCATGACACAACTTCAGGGCTCAGTGAAGCAGCAGAAATCGGAATGGCACTTGGCGTTTCCATTATTCCAGGCATAGAAATTTCGGCATTTGATTTCACACGGGGAAATCGCGCCCACATATTAGGACTGTATGTGACACCTGGACATGAAGCAATAAGTGAACTCTGTCAGCCTTTAATCGAACAAAGAAACAAAGCATCCCAAATGATGGTCAGGATTTTAATTGAAGCTGGCTATGACCTGTCGTGGGATGAAGTCGAGGAGCTTGCTGCAGGCGGAACAGGTGTCTATAAACAGCATATTATGCATGCATTATTGAAAAAGGGCTACACAAATTCCATTTATGGCACGCTTTACAAAAAGCTGTTTTCAAAAGGACGTAATGAAAAAGAGAGAGGAATGGCGTATATTCCTATTGAATATGTATCAGCAGAAGATGCGATTAAAGCCATTCGAAGGGCAGGCGGAATACCTGTCCTTGCACACCCAGGCCAATTTCACAACTTTGATGCAGTCGAAGAATGGGTACAGCTTGGCTTAGAGGGAATTGAAGTCAACCATCCGCTGCATAATCAAACAGACAGAATAAAAGCTGGACATTTAGCAGAGCGCTTTAACTTGATTCAAACCGGAGGATCCGATTTTCACGGTTTTTATAGTGATACACAATCTGAAATTGGAGCTTTTGCAGCGGATCAAGTGGAATTTGATAAATTGATTGCGAGAAGAGAAAGTATGCTAAAGCTATGA
- the phnL gene encoding phosphonate C-P lyase system protein PhnL, producing MNELLKVENLQKTFNMHEFNEKQIIGCNGISFLLNEGEFIGITGKSGSGKSTVLKSIYRTYAPTGGSIHYKSEQFGPIDLVKATDREMIAIRKHEIGYVSQFLNVMPRITAIEVVAEALMEMGKGSEHAAAEAKSILAHFNLPSSLWDSYPRTFSGGEKLRLNLAQAMVKRPKLLLLDEPTASLDDASKISVKEMILQLKTEGTSMIGIFHDLDFMETVVDREYSLTQGVLKDEMTV from the coding sequence ATGAACGAATTATTGAAAGTAGAAAACTTGCAAAAAACGTTTAATATGCATGAATTTAATGAAAAACAGATTATAGGCTGCAATGGCATCAGTTTTTTACTTAACGAAGGGGAATTTATCGGAATAACAGGCAAAAGCGGATCAGGAAAGTCAACTGTACTAAAAAGCATTTACCGGACGTATGCACCGACAGGCGGTTCGATCCATTACAAATCGGAGCAGTTTGGACCCATTGATTTAGTGAAAGCGACCGATCGTGAAATGATTGCCATCCGAAAACATGAGATAGGATATGTATCTCAATTTTTAAATGTTATGCCAAGGATTACAGCCATTGAGGTTGTTGCAGAAGCATTGATGGAAATGGGAAAAGGAAGCGAACATGCAGCGGCAGAGGCAAAATCCATATTGGCTCATTTCAACCTTCCATCTTCCTTATGGGATTCTTACCCCCGCACATTCAGCGGCGGAGAAAAACTGCGGCTGAATTTGGCACAGGCCATGGTTAAACGCCCTAAATTATTGCTGCTCGATGAACCGACTGCCTCCCTTGATGATGCATCTAAGATTTCGGTTAAGGAAATGATTCTCCAGCTGAAAACAGAGGGAACGAGCATGATTGGCATTTTCCACGATCTTGATTTCATGGAGACAGTGGTGGATCGTGAATACAGCTTAACGCAAGGTGTATTAAAGGATGAAATGACCGTTTAA
- a CDS encoding alpha-D-ribose 1-methylphosphonate 5-phosphate C-P-lyase PhnJ, with product MKQQLKQAYNYAFLDEGSKMEIRRSTLKAIAIPGYQVPFASRELPIGRGWGTGGLQLTLSLIGERDCVKVIDQGHDDSVNAVSIKKLIESCSNVITTNDSEEATIIQTRHRVPETPLREDQILVLQVPLPEPLRRVEAKEQETKKLHAEMDYSSMWLRLYEDIVHYGKITIGADYPSLVNGRYIFNPSPIPRYDLLKLHQADGLYLFGAGREKKIYAIPPYTNVAPLEFEDYPFETERFEGLSCYICGSKDTFLDEIYNSETGEKMHQCSDTGHCAKVQGERGLEV from the coding sequence ATGAAACAGCAGCTAAAGCAAGCATACAATTATGCTTTTTTAGACGAAGGATCAAAAATGGAAATTCGCCGTTCCACACTGAAAGCCATTGCTATCCCAGGCTATCAGGTCCCTTTTGCATCAAGAGAGCTGCCAATCGGCAGAGGCTGGGGAACAGGCGGACTGCAGCTTACATTATCATTAATCGGAGAGAGGGACTGTGTGAAGGTTATCGATCAAGGTCATGATGACAGCGTGAATGCGGTCAGCATAAAAAAGTTAATTGAATCTTGCTCAAACGTCATAACTACCAATGACTCTGAGGAAGCCACGATTATTCAAACCAGACACAGAGTACCTGAAACACCACTGCGCGAAGATCAAATATTAGTTTTGCAGGTGCCGCTTCCTGAACCGCTGAGAAGAGTAGAAGCAAAGGAGCAGGAAACGAAAAAGCTGCATGCTGAAATGGACTACAGCTCAATGTGGCTAAGATTATATGAAGATATTGTGCACTATGGAAAAATTACGATAGGCGCTGATTACCCAAGCTTGGTGAATGGCCGCTACATTTTTAATCCAAGTCCAATCCCGCGCTATGATTTGCTGAAGCTTCATCAGGCAGATGGCCTCTATCTTTTCGGAGCAGGAAGGGAAAAGAAGATTTATGCCATTCCTCCTTATACGAATGTCGCTCCGCTTGAATTTGAGGATTATCCTTTTGAAACAGAACGCTTTGAAGGTCTTTCATGTTATATATGCGGCAGCAAAGACACGTTCCTTGATGAAATATACAACAGCGAAACAGGAGAGAAAATGCATCAATGTTCAGATACCGGCCATTGTGCAAAGGTTCAGGGAGAAAGGGGGTTAGAGGTATGA
- a CDS encoding AMP-binding protein: MDIVGDKNLRDLLNEKVAAHRDKTFLIFEDKEERKYGFTYGEFAERVNRLSQVFNDFGVEKGNHVALHLPNSMDFMTSWFALASIGAIMVPTNPLSTSNEMEYILEHSESVLIITEKEHLDKINCIRKNLPKLKEILLARYEGEDFEGQNLNRLIENAKPNYKTFKIDSEDPAAMLYTSGTTSKPKGVQVTHANYIFTGEMMSKSIRLSPNDRQFIVLPLFHGNAQYYSTMSALVVGASIAITERFSASGYFKQARRLNVTVGSLFAAPIRMILAQNYDPNDINHSLRIIWFAQMVSEEQLKKFEEKYKVPLLQMYGMTETVGVPLMNPIDGIRKNMSMGKPTIGYEVKVVDDDGNDVHIKETGQIIVKGISGRTLMKGYFKNPEATAETLRDGWLYTGDNARVEEDGYFYFVDRKKDMIKRAGENVAANEVESILAEHQSVYEAAVIGIPDDIRDEAIKAYVILKENYAGSEQELLSYCRERLAKFKVPDSIEFIEEFPRTAVGKVQKHILRQRHKESGKAHL; this comes from the coding sequence ATGGATATTGTCGGGGATAAAAACTTGCGGGATTTATTAAATGAGAAAGTTGCCGCACATCGTGATAAAACGTTTCTTATTTTTGAAGATAAAGAGGAACGAAAATATGGCTTTACTTATGGGGAATTTGCTGAGCGTGTAAACCGATTGAGTCAAGTATTCAACGATTTTGGTGTAGAAAAAGGGAATCATGTGGCATTGCACCTTCCTAATAGTATGGATTTCATGACTTCATGGTTTGCTTTGGCCAGCATTGGAGCCATCATGGTTCCAACAAATCCTTTATCCACTTCAAACGAAATGGAATATATCTTAGAACATTCAGAATCAGTCCTAATTATTACTGAGAAGGAACACTTGGATAAAATTAATTGTATTCGTAAAAACTTGCCGAAACTTAAAGAAATATTGTTAGCCCGTTATGAAGGGGAGGATTTTGAAGGTCAAAATTTAAATAGGTTAATAGAGAACGCTAAACCAAATTATAAAACTTTCAAAATAGATTCAGAAGATCCAGCAGCAATGTTATACACATCTGGAACGACTTCTAAACCTAAAGGGGTTCAGGTTACTCACGCAAATTACATCTTTACAGGTGAAATGATGTCAAAGTCAATTCGTTTATCTCCGAATGATAGACAATTCATTGTTCTGCCTTTGTTTCACGGAAATGCGCAATACTATTCGACAATGTCAGCTTTGGTGGTAGGCGCAAGTATCGCCATTACCGAGCGATTTAGCGCTTCTGGTTATTTCAAACAAGCAAGAAGGCTCAATGTGACAGTTGGTTCGCTGTTTGCTGCACCAATCAGGATGATTCTTGCACAAAATTACGATCCAAATGACATAAATCATTCATTAAGAATAATCTGGTTTGCTCAAATGGTCTCGGAGGAACAATTAAAGAAATTTGAAGAAAAATATAAGGTTCCATTGTTACAGATGTATGGAATGACGGAAACAGTAGGCGTTCCATTAATGAATCCAATCGATGGAATACGTAAAAACATGAGTATGGGTAAACCGACGATCGGGTATGAGGTGAAAGTGGTGGATGATGATGGAAATGATGTACATATAAAGGAGACAGGTCAAATCATTGTTAAAGGAATTTCAGGTCGCACGCTGATGAAAGGGTATTTTAAGAATCCTGAGGCAACTGCAGAAACACTGCGGGATGGCTGGTTATACACAGGGGATAATGCAAGGGTTGAAGAGGACGGTTATTTTTATTTTGTTGACAGGAAAAAAGATATGATTAAACGGGCCGGTGAAAATGTTGCGGCCAATGAGGTTGAAAGTATTTTAGCTGAACATCAAAGTGTATACGAGGCTGCAGTAATAGGCATACCCGATGACATTCGTGATGAAGCAATAAAAGCATATGTTATTTTAAAAGAAAATTATGCAGGATCTGAGCAAGAGTTACTATCTTACTGCCGTGAACGTTTAGCAAAATTCAAAGTTCCAGATTCAATAGAGTTTATCGAGGAATTTCCGAGGACAGCAGTTGGAAAAGTGCAAAAGCATATTTTAAGGCAGAGACATAAAGAAAGCGGGAAGGCACACTTATAA
- a CDS encoding MFS transporter — MKKSRVLFASLAGSVIEWYDFYLYGTATGLVFSTLFFPNQDPAISLLIAFATFGAGYAARPIGSIIFGHMGDKIGRKATLMLTLIGMGGSSFLIGLLPTYAQVGLLAPILLVILRIFQGIALGGEWGGAVLLATEYAPKGVRGLYGSIPQLGVPLGLVAGSFSLTFISSMTTDAQFLAWGWRIPFLFSAVLIVLALWIRSGIDETPAFQQQKESGELSKVPIIETFRNNWKSVFHVIGLKLGDGFFNVFLMSYVLVFATSYLGYSRDIALTALTIGCATMIITIPAVGYLSDFIGRKVIYIGGLILMFLFAVPYFTMIGEGAIWLYYFQAAMLGIIWAAIFSTQGTFFSELFPAKVRYTGLSVGYQIAAAIVGFGPMIWTSMAESYGPSPWVFGGFMMSGIAISLVLCIFAPDTRKISRYEDRVDTFESDKTLNV, encoded by the coding sequence ATGAAAAAAAGCCGTGTTCTTTTTGCCAGCCTTGCTGGTTCGGTTATAGAGTGGTATGACTTCTATTTATATGGTACGGCAACTGGATTAGTATTTTCAACTCTCTTTTTTCCAAATCAGGATCCCGCGATATCACTCCTTATCGCTTTTGCTACCTTTGGAGCTGGATATGCTGCACGCCCGATAGGAAGTATCATTTTTGGACACATGGGTGATAAGATTGGGCGAAAGGCTACACTTATGCTGACACTTATCGGTATGGGAGGGAGTTCCTTTCTAATTGGTTTACTTCCAACCTATGCCCAGGTCGGGTTGCTCGCCCCTATCCTGCTGGTGATCCTGAGGATTTTTCAAGGGATTGCCCTTGGCGGTGAATGGGGTGGAGCAGTCCTTTTAGCAACAGAGTATGCTCCTAAAGGGGTTCGCGGATTATACGGTTCCATTCCCCAATTAGGTGTTCCATTAGGTTTGGTTGCAGGGTCCTTCAGTCTTACGTTTATAAGTTCAATGACAACCGATGCTCAATTTTTAGCATGGGGATGGCGTATTCCCTTCCTGTTCAGCGCTGTGCTCATTGTTCTGGCACTTTGGATCAGGAGCGGTATAGATGAGACTCCGGCTTTTCAGCAGCAAAAAGAGAGTGGAGAACTGTCAAAGGTGCCTATTATAGAGACCTTCCGCAACAACTGGAAAAGCGTTTTTCATGTGATTGGACTTAAATTGGGTGACGGATTTTTTAATGTATTTCTTATGTCCTATGTTCTTGTCTTTGCAACGTCCTATTTGGGTTACTCACGCGATATTGCCCTGACCGCCCTGACAATAGGCTGTGCAACAATGATTATCACCATTCCTGCTGTTGGGTACCTATCTGACTTTATAGGCCGTAAAGTTATCTATATTGGCGGATTAATTCTAATGTTCCTCTTTGCGGTTCCATACTTTACAATGATCGGGGAAGGTGCCATCTGGCTGTACTATTTCCAGGCAGCAATGCTCGGCATCATCTGGGCGGCGATTTTTTCAACTCAAGGAACCTTTTTCTCTGAGTTATTCCCTGCAAAAGTTCGATACACCGGTTTGTCAGTTGGGTATCAGATTGCAGCTGCTATTGTAGGGTTTGGACCTATGATTTGGACATCAATGGCAGAATCATACGGGCCATCACCGTGGGTTTTTGGCGGATTCATGATGTCGGGGATAGCTATCTCCCTTGTCTTATGTATCTTTGCACCAGATACCAGGAAAATTTCCCGGTACGAAGATCGTGTGGATACGTTCGAATCAGACAAGACTCTTAATGTTTAA
- a CDS encoding DinB family protein: MKNSSLKFYDYHIWANNKVFAHLQTLPQNVTTEEVTSVFASIKDTLVHMYVVDHGWLSTILRDESSDIDEMKERVIVLAESAQKQDITGLQKLYDDLYLEFRQAFNEINDFDQIESIFFGQLDCSYHDMITHIVNHGTYHRGNITAMLRQLGFTGCNTDYGAFLFEQQK; the protein is encoded by the coding sequence ATGAAAAACAGTTCATTAAAATTCTACGATTATCATATTTGGGCAAATAATAAAGTTTTTGCTCATTTGCAAACATTGCCTCAAAACGTTACAACCGAAGAAGTTACTAGCGTATTCGCATCAATAAAAGATACTTTGGTTCATATGTACGTTGTTGATCACGGATGGCTTTCTACTATATTAAGGGATGAAAGTTCCGATATTGATGAGATGAAGGAAAGAGTGATAGTTTTAGCAGAATCAGCTCAAAAACAAGATATTACTGGTTTGCAAAAATTATATGACGATTTATATTTAGAATTTAGACAAGCTTTCAATGAAATCAATGACTTTGATCAAATTGAATCCATCTTTTTTGGTCAATTGGATTGTTCGTACCATGATATGATTACGCACATTGTCAATCATGGAACTTATCACAGAGGAAATATAACGGCTATGTTAAGACAACTTGGATTTACTGGCTGCAATACAGACTATGGTGCATTTCTTTTCGAACAACAAAAATAG